A single genomic interval of Rosistilla ulvae harbors:
- the ilvN gene encoding acetolactate synthase small subunit: MRHVLSALVQNVPGVLAHISGMLASRGYNIDSLAVGETDDPQLSHMTFVVMGDENTLAQVRKQLEKIVTVVRVMDISATDFVERDLMLCKVQAAPGPSRSEVRELVDIFRGRIVDVGPDEITIEMSGRESKVEAFIERMRTYGIIELVRTGRIAMVRSGAAVDTSAE, translated from the coding sequence ATGCGACACGTTCTTTCGGCCCTCGTTCAAAACGTTCCCGGTGTGCTCGCTCACATCTCGGGGATGTTGGCCTCGCGCGGATACAACATCGACTCCTTGGCTGTCGGTGAAACCGACGACCCCCAGTTGTCTCACATGACGTTTGTCGTCATGGGCGACGAAAACACGCTTGCGCAAGTCCGCAAGCAGTTGGAAAAGATCGTGACGGTTGTCCGCGTGATGGACATCAGCGCGACCGATTTCGTCGAACGCGATTTGATGTTGTGCAAGGTGCAAGCGGCCCCTGGCCCTTCGCGATCGGAAGTTCGCGAACTTGTCGATATCTTCCGCGGCCGGATCGTCGACGTCGGTCCCGACGAAATCACGATCGAGATGAGCGGACGCGAAAGCAAGGTCGAAGCGTTCATAGAACGGATGCGAACCTACGGAATCATCGAACTGGTTCGAACCGGGCGAATCGCCATGGTCCGCAGCGGTGCAGCCGTCGACACGTCCGCCGAATAG
- the ilvC gene encoding ketol-acid reductoisomerase, with protein MAATIYYDNDADLSHLKGKTIAIIGYGSQGHAQAQNLRDSGCDVIIGQRAGGPNYDLAKSHGFEPMSADEATAKADVVNLLLPDEVQGDIYKAQIRDNLQPGNVLMCSHGFNIHFGQIEPPVGVDTLLVAPKGPGHLVRSEYEKGGGVPSLIALGEGASEETKQIGLAYAKGIGGTRGGVIETTFQEETETDLFGEQVVLCGGLSELIKAGFETLVEAGYQPEMAYFECMHEVKLIVDLFYQGGLSYMRYSISNTAEYGDYVTGPRIITPETKAEMKRVLTEIQNGTFARNWILENRGGAAMFKTTRRLEQGHEIENVGKRLRSLMSWIDDKQV; from the coding sequence ATGGCGGCTACGATTTATTACGACAACGACGCCGATCTGTCCCACCTCAAGGGCAAGACGATCGCGATTATTGGTTATGGTTCGCAAGGCCACGCCCAGGCGCAGAACCTTCGCGACAGCGGTTGCGATGTGATCATCGGTCAACGCGCTGGCGGACCAAACTACGATTTGGCCAAGAGCCACGGTTTCGAACCGATGTCGGCTGACGAAGCGACCGCCAAGGCCGATGTCGTCAACCTGTTGCTCCCCGACGAAGTTCAGGGCGACATCTACAAGGCGCAGATCCGCGACAACTTGCAACCTGGCAACGTGTTGATGTGCTCGCACGGTTTCAACATCCACTTCGGCCAGATCGAACCGCCCGTGGGCGTCGACACCCTGTTGGTCGCGCCTAAAGGCCCAGGGCACCTGGTCCGCAGCGAATACGAAAAGGGGGGCGGCGTCCCCAGTCTGATCGCTTTGGGCGAAGGCGCCAGCGAAGAGACCAAGCAGATCGGTTTGGCTTATGCCAAGGGAATCGGCGGCACCCGCGGTGGTGTGATCGAGACGACCTTCCAAGAAGAGACCGAGACCGACCTGTTCGGCGAACAAGTCGTGCTTTGCGGCGGTTTGAGCGAACTGATCAAAGCGGGCTTCGAAACGCTTGTCGAAGCTGGCTACCAGCCCGAGATGGCTTACTTCGAGTGCATGCACGAAGTCAAGCTGATCGTCGACCTGTTCTACCAGGGCGGACTCAGCTACATGCGTTACAGCATCTCGAACACCGCTGAATACGGCGACTACGTCACCGGCCCGCGAATCATCACGCCTGAAACCAAGGCAGAGATGAAGCGCGTTCTGACCGAAATCCAAAACGGCACCTTCGCTCGCAACTGGATCTTGGAGAACCGCGGCGGTGCGGCGATGTTCAAGACGACCCGTCGTCTGGAGCAAGGTCACGAGATCGAAAACGTTGGCAAGCGATTGCGCTCGCTGATGAGCTGGATCGATGACAAGCAAGTCTAG